One Campylobacter pinnipediorum subsp. caledonicus genomic window carries:
- the glyS gene encoding glycine--tRNA ligase subunit beta has protein sequence MNKELLIEIGVEELPAIPFLKELPNIKTKWQKVLDEYNLKSEFDFFYTPRRLVLSHKNFKQKQDDSDVEFIGAPKHIAIKDGKFTPAAISFAKKCEIQESELSFKDINGKEVLYYQKQVSGKDVKEILPDMIEKFLLSLNFGKSMRWGNGEFEFIRPIRSFLVFLGNESLEFTKFGVKSENSTYPHRNISYDKIKIENINQYFENSTQRGVILSQHERESIIRKQFETIEKENNINIEIDEDLLKEVVAITEYPTALLGQFESEFLDIPKEVIITSMKENQRYFPVFKNSKLENKFIVVSNSLNEEKSLIIKGNEKVLRARLSDAMFFWKSDLQAPFTPDKLKNITYLKELGTLYDKELREEKIAKILAEKYKNRLAKEVGNNYIEKISRAVMLSKADLTSSMVYEFTELQGIMGHYYAEKKGEDKDIVIAIKEQYLPDGENADCPSTLFSSIVALSHKLDSLVGLFSVGKIPTGTKDPYALRRAANGVIKIILNEGLEFDISEILNEIAKNYNNFDVSVLENFILDRLYTFFDANSSIIKSCIDSKNRDIVKLYNAIQALHIISNEPNFKDNFSTFKRLSNIIKDTKIQDVKEELFENKYEKNLNDKFKALNSNEEKYKERLRELFGLKQEIDEFFENVMINTDDEKIKNNRIALIGQIYLAFKKIADIKEISF, from the coding sequence ATGAATAAAGAACTTTTGATAGAAATAGGAGTTGAAGAACTTCCAGCAATACCATTTTTAAAAGAGTTGCCAAACATAAAAACAAAATGGCAAAAGGTGCTAGATGAGTATAATTTAAAAAGCGAATTTGATTTTTTCTATACCCCAAGAAGGCTTGTTTTATCTCATAAAAATTTCAAGCAAAAACAAGATGATAGCGATGTAGAGTTTATAGGAGCACCAAAACATATAGCTATAAAAGATGGTAAATTTACACCAGCGGCTATTAGTTTTGCAAAAAAATGTGAAATACAAGAAAGCGAACTTAGTTTTAAAGATATAAATGGTAAAGAGGTGCTTTACTATCAAAAACAAGTATCAGGAAAAGATGTAAAAGAAATTTTACCAGATATGATAGAAAAATTTCTACTCAGTCTAAACTTTGGAAAATCTATGCGTTGGGGTAATGGTGAGTTTGAGTTTATAAGACCTATACGCTCATTTTTAGTATTTTTAGGAAATGAGTCTTTGGAGTTTACAAAATTTGGAGTAAAAAGCGAAAACTCAACATATCCACACAGAAATATAAGCTACGATAAAATAAAAATAGAAAATATAAACCAATATTTTGAAAATTCTACACAAAGAGGTGTTATTCTTAGCCAACATGAGAGAGAGAGCATTATAAGAAAACAATTTGAAACAATTGAAAAAGAAAACAATATAAACATTGAGATTGATGAAGACTTATTAAAAGAAGTTGTCGCTATAACAGAATACCCTACAGCTTTGCTTGGTCAATTTGAAAGTGAATTTTTAGATATTCCAAAAGAAGTCATAATAACATCAATGAAAGAAAATCAGAGATATTTTCCTGTATTTAAAAACTCAAAATTAGAAAATAAATTCATAGTTGTAAGCAACTCATTAAATGAAGAAAAATCACTAATAATAAAAGGCAATGAAAAGGTTTTAAGAGCTAGGCTTAGCGATGCAATGTTCTTTTGGAAAAGTGACTTACAAGCACCTTTCACACCTGATAAACTAAAAAATATAACATACCTAAAAGAGTTAGGAACGCTATATGATAAAGAACTTAGAGAGGAAAAAATAGCTAAAATTTTAGCAGAAAAATACAAAAATAGACTAGCTAAAGAAGTAGGAAATAACTATATAGAAAAAATTTCAAGAGCTGTAATGCTAAGTAAAGCTGATTTGACAAGTAGTATGGTTTATGAATTTACAGAACTTCAAGGTATTATGGGTCATTACTATGCAGAAAAAAAAGGTGAAGATAAAGATATAGTAATAGCCATAAAAGAACAATACCTACCAGATGGAGAAAATGCGGATTGCCCTAGCACTCTTTTTAGCTCAATAGTTGCGCTCTCGCATAAACTTGATAGCTTGGTTGGTCTTTTTAGTGTTGGCAAAATTCCAACAGGAACAAAAGATCCTTATGCACTAAGAAGGGCAGCAAATGGAGTTATAAAAATAATTTTAAACGAAGGTTTGGAATTTGATATATCAGAAATTTTAAACGAAATAGCAAAAAATTACAATAACTTTGATGTGAGTGTCTTGGAAAATTTTATACTTGATAGATTATATACATTTTTTGATGCAAATTCATCTATAATAAAAAGTTGTATAGACAGTAAAAATAGAGATATAGTTAAACTTTATAATGCCATACAAGCACTTCATATCATATCAAACGAGCCTAATTTTAAAGATAATTTTTCTACATTTAAAAGACTTTCAAACATCATAAAAGATACAAAAATACAAGATGTTAAGGAAGAATTATTTGAAAATAAATATGAAAAAAATCTAAATGATAAATTCAAAGCATTAAACAGCAATGAAGAAAAATATAAAGAGAGATTAAGAGAGCTATTTGGTTTAAAACAAGAAATTGATGAGTTTTTTGAAAATGTTATGATAAATACCGATGATGAAAAAATCAAAAATAACAGAATAGCATTAATAGGTCAAATTTATTTAGCATTCAAAAAAATAGCTGATATAAAAGAGATAAGTTTTTAA
- the fliW gene encoding flagellar assembly protein FliW: protein MIFTVKSPILGFEHIKTMELIELDKFFVKLQSKDDNTSFTMINPYALRNYEFDIPTYYEDLMDIKNSSELRVYNILVVATPLEKSTVNFIAPIVCNMDNMTLSQIVLDVVSYPDYKQAEVIESFIQK from the coding sequence ATGATTTTTACTGTTAAAAGCCCTATACTAGGTTTTGAACATATAAAAACTATGGAGCTTATAGAGCTTGATAAGTTTTTTGTAAAACTCCAAAGCAAAGACGATAATACATCTTTTACTATGATAAATCCTTATGCTTTAAGAAATTATGAATTTGATATTCCAACATACTACGAAGATCTTATGGATATCAAAAACAGCAGTGAGCTTAGAGTTTATAACATACTTGTGGTTGCTACACCTTTAGAGAAATCTACTGTAAATTTTATAGCTCCTATAGTTTGTAATATGGACAATATGACACTTTCTCAGATAGTTCTTGATGTTGTGTCTTATCCTGATTACAAACAAGCTGAGGTTATAGAAAGCTTTATACAAAAATAG
- a CDS encoding tRNA (cytidine(34)-2'-O)-methyltransferase, whose protein sequence is MFNIVLVSPQIPQNTGAIGRLCVNANLRLHIIKPTVFDLSEKAVRRAGLDYWKILEPKIWESLNEFLEENIKLKDRFFFATTKTNNNYFEANFKTGDFIFFGGESTGLPETLMDIMPKNKITIPMGKNGRSLNLAISTGIIAYEAIRQNINEFDFREKI, encoded by the coding sequence ATGTTTAATATAGTCTTAGTAAGTCCACAGATTCCCCAAAACACAGGAGCCATAGGAAGACTGTGTGTAAATGCAAATTTAAGGCTTCATATCATAAAACCAACTGTTTTTGACCTAAGCGAAAAGGCGGTAAGAAGAGCTGGACTTGATTACTGGAAGATACTAGAGCCTAAAATTTGGGAAAGCTTGAACGAGTTTTTAGAAGAAAATATAAAGCTCAAAGATAGGTTTTTCTTTGCCACAACAAAAACAAACAATAACTACTTTGAAGCTAATTTTAAAACTGGTGATTTTATATTTTTTGGAGGAGAAAGCACTGGATTGCCAGAAACTCTTATGGATATAATGCCAAAAAATAAAATAACAATTCCCATGGGTAAAAATGGAAGAAGTTTAAATCTAGCAATAAGCACTGGCATAATAGCATATGAAGCTATAAGACAAAACATAAATGAGTTTGATTTTAGAGAGAAAATATGA
- a CDS encoding outer membrane protein assembly factor BamD, with amino-acid sequence MINIYKFLASIFLVVMFLGCSDKQAKLYNLTPDEWYSQILENIKANELELADKYYVSMASEHVASPLLEQILMILSQAHANNEEYLLANFYLNEYVKRYGDNAEKTEFAEFLKIKANFDSFLQPNRNQKLMQDSINSIEKFLYLYPNTKFKPLVQTMLVKFKLAIYSLDKDIADLYIRTGRDISAEIYKEKLKQSPLNDAKILNPERPWYRRIFN; translated from the coding sequence ATGATAAATATCTATAAGTTTTTGGCATCAATTTTTTTAGTTGTTATGTTTTTAGGATGTTCTGATAAACAAGCTAAACTATACAATCTCACACCAGACGAGTGGTATTCACAGATATTAGAAAATATCAAAGCTAATGAACTAGAGCTAGCTGATAAGTATTATGTATCTATGGCTAGTGAACATGTGGCATCTCCTTTGCTAGAACAAATACTTATGATACTATCTCAGGCTCATGCAAACAATGAAGAGTATTTACTTGCTAACTTCTATCTTAATGAGTATGTAAAAAGATATGGGGATAATGCAGAAAAAACAGAATTTGCGGAGTTTTTAAAGATAAAAGCAAATTTTGACTCATTTTTACAACCAAATAGAAACCAAAAACTAATGCAAGATAGTATAAATTCTATAGAAAAGTTTTTATATCTATATCCAAATACAAAGTTTAAACCTTTAGTGCAAACAATGCTTGTTAAGTTTAAACTAGCTATTTATAGTTTAGATAAAGATATAGCAGACCTATACATAAGAACAGGAAGAGATATTTCAGCAGAGATATATAAAGAAAAACTTAAGCAATCTCCTTTAAACGATGCAAAAATTTTAAATCCAGAACGTCCTTGGTATAGAAGAATATTTAATTAG
- a CDS encoding threonine/serine ThrE exporter family protein has product MNKPDIEEVAKFLIEYTSKMLSIGTYTARVDRCVSRVAKSYGYNVSLTALTKHFSISITDNSNSSIFRTYVIDTPNHFISFSLISELSALSWQIQDERLNIQDAIQNYNEIINFKQNHIKKTILFISLANAAFCKLFGGDTGSMFVVFVATFIGFIFRHLTTKIRLNIKLQHLMAAFISSFVAYLGIYFGFSSTPDIAIGSSVLYLMPGVMLINSTFDILNSNVLIGLAKAINTGLLIVCIAIGVYITLSISSIKLLNV; this is encoded by the coding sequence ATGAATAAGCCTGATATAGAAGAAGTAGCAAAGTTTCTCATAGAATACACATCTAAAATGCTAAGCATAGGCACATATACAGCAAGAGTAGATAGATGTGTATCTAGAGTAGCAAAGTCTTACGGATATAATGTAAGCCTTACAGCATTAACCAAGCATTTTAGTATAAGTATAACAGACAATAGCAATAGTTCTATTTTTAGAACTTACGTAATTGATACACCAAATCACTTTATAAGTTTTAGCCTTATTTCTGAACTTAGTGCACTTAGTTGGCAAATACAAGATGAGCGCCTAAATATACAAGATGCGATACAAAACTACAACGAGATCATAAATTTCAAACAAAATCATATCAAAAAAACTATCTTATTCATAAGTCTTGCAAATGCTGCATTTTGTAAATTATTTGGAGGCGACACAGGAAGTATGTTTGTTGTTTTTGTAGCTACTTTTATTGGATTTATTTTTAGACATTTAACAACAAAAATAAGATTAAATATAAAATTACAACATCTAATGGCAGCATTTATATCATCATTTGTGGCCTATCTTGGTATATATTTTGGTTTTTCTTCAACACCAGATATAGCCATAGGTTCAAGCGTATTATATCTAATGCCTGGTGTTATGCTTATAAACTCAACATTTGATATACTAAATAGTAATGTATTGATTGGTCTAGCAAAAGCCATAAATACAGGACTTTTGATAGTATGTATAGCAATAGGCGTATACATAACACTATCCATATCAAGCATAAAGTTATTAAATGTATAA
- a CDS encoding YbgC/FadM family acyl-CoA thioesterase: MKIRIYYEDTDTGGIVYHANYIKYCDRARSEMFFSSSIKPFTKDAFFVVSSIEAKYIKPAFIGDLIEVRTKILEIKKASAVLEQSIYRVEDIEKNSKDDLLFKAQIKIAFVSNLKPKKMNDEIALFFNNYNHSNH, from the coding sequence ATGAAGATAAGAATATACTATGAAGATACAGATACAGGTGGGATTGTATATCATGCAAATTATATAAAATACTGCGATAGAGCAAGAAGTGAAATGTTTTTTTCTTCATCAATAAAGCCATTTACAAAAGATGCTTTTTTTGTTGTTTCAAGCATAGAAGCAAAATACATAAAACCTGCTTTTATAGGAGATTTGATAGAAGTAAGGACTAAAATTTTAGAAATAAAAAAAGCAAGTGCTGTCTTGGAACAGAGCATATATAGGGTTGAAGATATTGAAAAGAACTCAAAAGACGATTTATTGTTTAAAGCACAAATCAAAATCGCATTCGTTTCAAATTTAAAACCAAAAAAAATGAATGACGAAATTGCATTATTTTTTAATAATTATAATCACTCAAATCATTAG
- a CDS encoding prepilin-type N-terminal cleavage/methylation domain-containing protein, producing MKTRGFSLIEVIVSIVIIAITSLSVPVIISVTSEANLRFTIQEMLLNAKTYLNTVLKSQYTCAYIGENPSSPMPRFALNKDTIEHGYMQKKDPNFSLGSYDFYKKYKLNPHERRIILSATDLYPKTDPNNFHEHYSDKCSSLSAASSYGIKTIWSYNGIDDVKMSPDANNDRDFVTEASYGVKVNIEKDPFNDSRYEQKSYDKDLALVSVDIKSDRLKDDNLGDPKIRLLAITANIGDSPIIQTREFK from the coding sequence GTGAAAACTAGAGGTTTTTCCCTTATAGAGGTTATTGTTTCTATAGTTATTATAGCAATTACCTCTTTGAGCGTTCCTGTGATTATAAGTGTAACCTCAGAAGCTAATCTGAGGTTTACCATTCAAGAGATGTTGCTTAATGCTAAGACATATTTAAATACGGTTCTTAAGTCACAATATACCTGTGCTTATATAGGGGAAAATCCTAGCTCACCTATGCCTAGGTTTGCTTTAAATAAAGATACAATTGAACATGGCTATATGCAAAAAAAAGATCCCAATTTTTCTTTAGGAAGTTATGACTTTTATAAGAAATATAAACTAAATCCACATGAAAGAAGGATTATCTTATCTGCCACTGATTTATATCCCAAGACAGATCCAAATAATTTTCATGAACATTATAGTGATAAATGCTCATCTTTATCAGCTGCATCATCGTACGGTATTAAAACAATTTGGTCTTACAATGGTATTGATGATGTAAAAATGTCTCCTGATGCAAATAACGATCGTGATTTTGTTACAGAAGCTAGTTATGGGGTTAAAGTTAATATTGAAAAAGATCCCTTTAATGATAGTCGTTATGAGCAAAAAAGCTATGACAAAGATTTAGCACTTGTTTCTGTTGATATAAAATCTGATAGATTAAAAGATGATAATTTAGGCGATCCAAAAATAAGACTTTTAGCTATAACTGCTAACATAGGAGACTCTCCTATAATTCAAACTAGAGAATTTAAATGA
- the purU gene encoding formyltetrahydrofolate deformylase, protein MQEYVLKIKCNDEKGLIYRISDIVFKYRLNIQTNNEFVDQENNTFFMRSELIGDINIDEFIGNLEAVLPKNAEISCTHKNKKNIIILATKESHCLGDLLIKFDSGELNANIVSVVANHEVLRSLVERFNIPFEYVSADNLSREEHEQKVLDIMAKYDFDYVVLAKYMRILTPNFVQNYNNKIINIHHSFLPAFIGANPYKQAFERGVKIIGATAHFVNDNLDEGPIIVQDVININHEMSWKDMQKAGRACEKNVLAKALDLALEDRLFINENKVIVF, encoded by the coding sequence ATGCAAGAGTATGTTTTAAAAATAAAATGTAATGATGAAAAAGGACTTATATATAGAATTTCTGATATAGTCTTTAAATACAGGCTAAATATACAAACAAATAATGAGTTTGTAGATCAAGAAAATAATACATTTTTTATGAGAAGTGAACTTATTGGAGATATAAATATAGATGAATTTATAGGCAACCTTGAGGCTGTATTGCCAAAAAATGCCGAGATATCTTGCACCCACAAAAATAAAAAAAATATAATAATACTTGCTACAAAAGAGAGCCATTGTTTGGGAGATCTGCTTATCAAATTTGATAGCGGTGAGCTAAACGCAAATATCGTTTCAGTTGTTGCAAATCATGAAGTTTTAAGAAGTCTAGTTGAAAGATTTAATATACCTTTTGAGTATGTAAGTGCTGATAATTTAAGCAGAGAAGAACATGAACAAAAAGTATTAGACATTATGGCAAAATATGATTTTGATTATGTTGTATTAGCAAAATATATGAGAATATTAACTCCAAATTTTGTCCAAAACTATAACAACAAGATAATAAACATACATCACTCGTTTTTACCGGCTTTCATAGGAGCAAATCCATATAAACAAGCCTTTGAAAGAGGAGTTAAAATAATAGGAGCAACTGCTCATTTTGTAAATGATAATCTAGACGAAGGTCCAATAATAGTTCAAGATGTAATAAATATAAACCACGAAATGAGCTGGAAAGATATGCAAAAAGCAGGTAGAGCTTGTGAAAAAAATGTATTAGCAAAGGCGCTGGATTTAGCACTTGAAGATAGATTATTTATAAATGAAAATAAGGTTATTGTTTTTTAA
- the lon gene encoding endopeptidase La, which translates to MQLDENKFLPTEIPIIVEDELFLYPFMITPLFLSDEENLRALELAIQNETSILVVSSKPNQDGERNFNSIYDTGVLGTIMRKVPLPDGRVKILFQGVDKAKIINQTSTSPLVALVDKLNITRPSTAKTEALLVVLREKARELSAISHLFPPDLLKTIEESVEPIRVCDLLSSALRLKKQIAYSFFIEEDLEQRLLKLIDYIIEEIEANKLQKEIKNKVHSKIDKHNKEYFLKEQLKQIQAELGSDTSRDEEIEEYKKKLENKKKFMGEDAYKEIKKQIEKLSRMHQDSADANTIQSYLDWTLEVPFENVSKKKSSIIEVSKRLNADHHSLEKPKERIEEYFALRELLELRGVDEKANNGAILCFAGPPGVGKTSLANSIAKALKRELVRIALGGLEDVNELRGHRRTYIGAMPGRIVQGLIEAKQMNPVIVLDEIDKVGRSYRGDPTAVLLEILDPEQNNKFRDYYLNFNIDLSKVIFIATANDISMIPAPLRDRMEFIHLSSYTPQEKFEIAKKYLIPQELKKHGLKPVDVNITKDAIVMMISEYTRESGVRNLRRKIADILRKVAKKILTDNQGKITVNSKNLKEFLEKKVFEIEQADKKDKIGQVNGLAWTSVGGDVLRIEAIRLQGKGNMQITGQLGDVMKESAQIAFSVVKVLIDNKKIKVPMSIIPKFDDDKRKLEPSDVYRRFDLHLHVPEGATPKDGPSAGITMVTAIASILTDIKVRHDVAMTGEITLSGRVLPIGGLKEKLIAAHKADIKLALIPRKNYERDLEDIPEDVKKDMKIIPVDMIDDVLKNALVK; encoded by the coding sequence TTGCAATTAGATGAAAATAAATTTTTACCGACAGAAATTCCAATTATAGTTGAAGATGAGTTATTTTTATATCCATTTATGATAACTCCACTTTTTTTAAGTGATGAAGAAAACTTAAGAGCACTTGAACTAGCCATACAAAACGAAACATCAATACTAGTTGTTTCATCCAAGCCAAATCAAGATGGCGAAAGAAATTTTAACAGCATATATGACACTGGAGTATTAGGAACTATAATGAGAAAAGTTCCTTTACCAGATGGTCGTGTGAAGATTCTTTTTCAAGGGGTAGATAAAGCAAAAATAATCAATCAAACAAGCACTAGCCCATTAGTCGCATTAGTAGATAAGCTAAACATCACAAGACCATCTACAGCCAAGACAGAAGCTTTACTTGTGGTTTTAAGAGAAAAAGCTAGAGAACTAAGCGCTATAAGCCATCTTTTTCCACCTGACTTGCTTAAAACTATAGAAGAAAGTGTAGAGCCTATAAGAGTATGCGACTTGCTTTCTAGCGCATTAAGATTAAAAAAACAAATAGCTTATAGTTTTTTTATAGAAGAAGACTTAGAGCAGAGACTTTTAAAACTTATAGACTATATCATAGAAGAAATAGAGGCAAATAAACTTCAAAAAGAGATAAAAAACAAAGTTCACTCAAAAATTGATAAACACAATAAAGAATATTTTCTAAAAGAGCAATTAAAACAAATTCAAGCAGAACTAGGAAGCGACACTAGTCGTGATGAAGAGATAGAAGAATATAAGAAAAAACTAGAAAACAAAAAGAAATTTATGGGCGAAGATGCATATAAAGAGATAAAAAAACAGATAGAAAAACTATCTCGTATGCACCAAGACTCTGCCGATGCAAACACGATACAAAGCTATCTTGACTGGACTCTTGAGGTTCCATTTGAAAATGTATCTAAGAAAAAATCATCAATAATAGAAGTATCAAAAAGACTAAATGCAGATCATCATAGCTTAGAAAAACCAAAAGAAAGAATAGAAGAGTATTTTGCCTTAAGAGAGTTATTAGAACTTAGAGGCGTAGATGAAAAGGCTAATAATGGAGCTATACTTTGCTTTGCGGGACCTCCAGGAGTTGGAAAAACAAGCTTGGCAAACTCAATAGCAAAAGCACTTAAAAGAGAGTTAGTAAGAATAGCTCTAGGCGGACTTGAAGATGTGAATGAACTAAGGGGACACAGAAGAACATATATAGGTGCTATGCCTGGTCGTATAGTTCAAGGACTTATAGAAGCCAAACAAATGAATCCTGTTATTGTATTAGATGAGATAGATAAAGTAGGAAGAAGCTACCGCGGGGATCCTACGGCTGTATTACTTGAGATATTAGACCCTGAACAAAATAATAAATTTAGAGATTATTATCTTAACTTCAATATAGACCTAAGCAAGGTTATTTTTATAGCTACTGCAAATGATATAAGTATGATACCTGCTCCACTTCGCGATAGGATGGAGTTTATACATCTTAGCTCATACACGCCTCAAGAAAAATTTGAGATAGCAAAAAAATACCTAATACCACAAGAGCTTAAAAAGCATGGACTAAAACCTGTTGATGTAAATATAACCAAAGATGCTATAGTAATGATGATTTCAGAATACACAAGAGAGAGTGGAGTTAGAAATTTACGTAGGAAAATAGCGGATATACTAAGAAAAGTAGCAAAAAAAATACTTACAGACAACCAAGGAAAAATAACAGTAAATTCTAAAAACCTAAAAGAATTTTTAGAAAAGAAAGTATTTGAAATAGAACAAGCAGACAAAAAAGATAAAATAGGTCAAGTAAATGGTCTAGCTTGGACTAGTGTTGGCGGAGATGTTCTTAGAATAGAGGCTATTCGCCTACAAGGCAAAGGAAATATGCAAATAACAGGGCAGCTTGGAGATGTTATGAAAGAAAGCGCCCAGATAGCATTTAGCGTTGTCAAGGTTCTCATAGACAATAAAAAAATAAAAGTACCAATGAGTATAATTCCTAAATTTGATGACGATAAAAGAAAGCTTGAGCCTAGCGATGTGTATAGGAGATTTGATCTGCATTTGCACGTTCCTGAAGGTGCTACGCCAAAAGATGGTCCAAGTGCTGGTATCACAATGGTAACAGCAATAGCATCTATACTTACAGACATAAAAGTAAGACACGATGTAGCAATGACTGGCGAGATAACACTAAGCGGAAGAGTGCTTCCTATAGGAGGGCTAAAAGAAAAGCTTATAGCTGCACACAAAGCAGACATAAAACTAGCACTAATACCAAGAAAAAATTATGAAAGAGATTTGGAAGATATACCAGAGGATGTAAAAAAAGATATGAAAATCATTCCTGTTGATATGATAGATGATGTATTAAAAAATGCACTTGTGAAATAG
- a CDS encoding threonine/serine exporter family protein, producing MYNFILDAVFAAIAGFGFAYVSSPPKNTLLVSAFIAAIAHSFRYLILHNDILNISLATLIASFLAGILGMFFAFRLKVPAEIIAFPALLPMIPGIYAYKSILALFLFIKNDDVAIKSKHLVLFFDNALTTISVALALGVGVSITLLLFYERALMSTRGARKNSKKDKK from the coding sequence ATGTATAATTTTATACTTGATGCAGTATTTGCTGCTATTGCCGGATTTGGATTTGCATATGTAAGTTCACCGCCAAAAAATACACTTCTTGTATCAGCATTTATAGCTGCCATAGCGCACTCTTTTAGATATCTCATTTTGCATAATGATATTTTAAATATATCGCTAGCAACTCTTATTGCATCTTTTTTGGCAGGTATACTAGGAATGTTTTTTGCATTTAGACTTAAGGTTCCAGCTGAAATCATAGCATTTCCAGCCCTACTCCCTATGATACCCGGAATTTATGCCTATAAAAGCATATTGGCATTATTCTTATTTATAAAAAATGATGATGTTGCTATAAAGTCAAAACATTTGGTATTGTTTTTTGATAATGCACTAACTACAATTTCTGTAGCATTAGCACTTGGGGTTGGAGTTTCTATAACACTTTTACTATTTTACGAAAGAGCTTTGATGAGCACAAGGGGAGCTAGAAAAAACTCAAAGAAAGACAAAAAATGA
- a CDS encoding endonuclease/exonuclease/phosphatase family protein yields MNKIIFIFFIPIFIFAQTIKIATYNVENLFDGENNGNEYRDFKIGKSPWDYQKYKHKLANIKEVIKSIDADIIALQEIENEDVLKELIKGTDYKFISFKTTKNAPVGLGLISKLRPILTKSFSIAGVKTRDILKVSFEEDEKIFSIFINHFPAFKKNGITSQKKAERTLRVALENEKNAIVLGDFNSPYGKKSILNDIQITKNYINLWEFIEPKQRYSFAAYGKKRAIDHILLSPEFMDTKYDFIYVCDSFKVFKNNLLNNKGFAKTENKEHKYSDHLPLVFEISTDKDKACRSWSNFLDIFKGKK; encoded by the coding sequence ATGAATAAAATTATATTTATATTTTTTATACCTATTTTTATTTTTGCACAAACTATAAAAATTGCTACTTATAATGTTGAAAATTTATTTGATGGCGAAAATAATGGCAACGAATATAGAGATTTTAAAATAGGAAAATCTCCGTGGGATTATCAAAAATACAAACATAAACTTGCAAACATAAAAGAAGTAATCAAATCAATAGATGCTGATATAATAGCACTTCAAGAGATAGAAAATGAAGATGTTTTAAAAGAGCTTATAAAAGGTACTGATTATAAATTTATAAGCTTTAAAACAACAAAAAATGCCCCTGTTGGACTCGGACTAATATCCAAGCTAAGACCAATTTTAACAAAATCATTTAGTATAGCAGGCGTAAAAACTAGAGATATTTTAAAAGTTAGTTTTGAAGAAGATGAAAAAATATTTAGTATCTTTATAAATCACTTTCCGGCTTTTAAGAAAAATGGAATAACATCTCAAAAAAAAGCAGAAAGAACACTAAGAGTAGCTTTAGAAAATGAAAAAAATGCGATAGTACTTGGGGATTTTAATAGTCCTTATGGAAAAAAATCCATACTAAACGACATACAAATTACAAAAAATTATATAAACCTCTGGGAATTTATAGAACCAAAACAAAGATATAGTTTTGCGGCTTATGGTAAAAAAAGAGCTATAGATCATATCCTTTTATCGCCTGAATTTATGGATACAAAATATGATTTTATATATGTTTGTGATAGTTTTAAAGTTTTTAAAAATAATTTATTAAATAATAAAGGTTTTGCAAAAACAGAAAATAAAGAACATAAATACTCAGATCATCTACCTTTGGTATTTGAAATTTCAACAGACAAAGATAAAGCTTGTCGGTCTTGGAGTAATTTTTTAGATATTTTTAAAGGCAAGAAATGA